AAAATTACCTTAAAAAGACACTGTATCTATTGAATTCCTAACTTTTCTCATTTAATTATGGTGAATCAAGAATACCAAATCCATAATTAtcaccttctcaaaaaaaaaatttcataattatcatttttaaatgCCATGGTCACATATCCATGAGCTTCATTATATTCCAAATCTTTAGTAGATAATTACTTAACTAAGCATATCGCCTATCAAATTAGGCATATACacctttctaaaaaaaaaaaaaactaagcaaATCCTTTTTACTCTATCCCTTATGTAACTAATATAATTATACATTTAGCACTTTACTTTCCTCACTTTAATaattactttatttgtttttaactttttttaccAATAAATTGATTCTCAGTTAAGGGTATACCTCAAGCCTCAAGGTCAACATTCAGTCACCTACCATGTCCCAAAAGAATGAAAGAGAAAGACTGAAGGTGAGAGCAAATTGCCAAATTCTAAAAGCACAAAGacattaattattataaaagggaaaagaatggCCAAGATTTTCCAATTCGGCAATTTCCACACACCACACCTCCTCAGGACCCCAATTCCCACGTCTCCTAGGCAAACTGCCCAGCCTTTTCTACTGAGGTGTTTTTGTCTTCACTCAACCTCACTTCACGTGACTCTCTCAATTCTCTAGGctcattccccccccccccccctctctctctctctctctctgcaacTCCAAGAACCTATGCAGCTCACAAATCTGCATTAATATTCTTTAGAGATCAGATTTCAGATCTCACATTTGATGACTGCAATACAACAAATCTAGCtcaacttctttttcttcttcctcttccatGCCTCCACTACATTCCACCAAACTAGTTTTCCTCTTTCTGATATTGCATCTGTACCTTTACTTCACAACTTGTGTGTTAGCTCAAAGATGCAATTCAGAGCCAGAGATTTTCAGATCTCCATGCCCACCATTCACTTCCaccctttcttttcctttctcaacTTTACAAGGCTGTGGCCACCCTTCATTTCAAATCAAATGCTCCACTCCACACTCTACCATCTCCATCAACAACCTCACCTTCTCTATTCTTCACTACGAccccaactctctctctctcacaatcaCCCCACATCTCTTAAACACTACCACAAAAGCCAATGATTTACAGGCTCACTCAAACTGTTCCTCCTCTCACTTCCCCTCCATTCCCAATCGCTCTATCAACCTCTCAGGCTCACCATTTCGAGCCTCAGACTCTTCTTGTTCTCGACTTGCTTTTCTTCAACCTTGTTCCCATCTAAAACCCGCATACTGTGAGCATTGCGCTTGGGAATGCGACCTCATCGAGAACCCACTTCAGCTACTCCACGGTTGCACTCATAGCTCCACACAAAGTCCCATCTCAGACCAACGCTGCCAAGACGACATCTTGGGTTACCTCGACAAATTCTTCAGCAGCATTGGGATCGAACTCGAGTGGGACGAAGCTCAAGACACTTACTTCTCGAGCTGCAAAGATTGTGAGTCCAAAAACGGTGTCTGTGGCTTCAACTCCACCGACCCAGAAAAGCAGTTCATTTGCTCTCACTATGATCATAACACTCACTCCTCCCCATGGCCTCGACAACACAGCCCAAAACGACTAGCTATTTTGTGCTCGATATTCTTGTTCGCAACCTTGCTCCTCGTTGCCACAGCTATTTTCAGGTCCAAGCGTTTGAAACTTTCATCCCCTTCAGATTTAGAAGACCCCAACACTCTCTTCCTTCATCGACACCGCTCAGCTAGTCTCCTCCCACCAGTTTTCACCTACGAAGACCTTGAGTCCTCGACCAACAAGTTCGACCCGAAACGCAAAATCGGCGACGGTGGGTTCGGGTCAGTCTACTTAGGCCAACTCCACGATAATCGAATCGTCGCTGTCAAATACCTTCACCACCACAAAGCCACTAGCAAAGCCTTCTCGACCAAGTCCTTTTGCAACGAAATCTTGATCTTGTCCTCAATCCAACACCCGAATCTCGTCAAACTCCACGGCTATTGCAGCGACCCAAGAGGCTTAATCTTAGTCTATGACTATGTCCCAAATGGCACTCTAGCTGATCACCTTCATAGCAGAAACAAAGCCTCTTTGTCATGGAATATACGTGTCGACATTGCTCTACAAACTGCTTTGGCTATTGAGTACTTGCACTTCTCAGTGAAACCAGCTATAGTTCACAGAGACATTACTTCCTCTAACATTTTTGTTGAAAGAGATATGAGAATCAAAGTTGGTGACTTTGGGTTGTCTAGGCTGCTAGTCTTTCCAGAAACGACatcgtcttcttcttcatctggATATGTTTGGACAGGTCCACAAGGTACACCTGGGTATTTAGACCCGGATTATCACAGGTCGTTCAGGCTAACAGAGAAGAGCGACGTGTACAGTTTTGGCGTGGTGCTTTTGGAGCTCATATCTGGGTTGAGACCAGTGGATCAGAGCCGTGACAAGAGGGAGTTCGCTCTTGCTGATCTTGTTGTGTCGAAGATTCAAATGGGTCTGTTGCATCAAGTGGTGGACCCAGCTCTGAGGCtcgatcatcatcatcatcatgggGGTGTAATGGACGGCGTTGATGCAGTGGCAGAGCTTGCATTCAGGTGTGTCGCGGCTGACAAAGATGATCGTCCTGATGCTAAGGAAGTTGTGGAAGAGCTTAAGAGGATTAGGAGTTGTACAACAAGGGACATTGGGTGTGATGACGTGGCAAAGAGTTGAGTTCGAAggtttttgatttgatttgagaaaaaaagtGGGGTCAGTTTGCACATGTGGGAGAGTTTGACTGATGAactaaaaaacacattttgtcagagggttttttttttttttttaataatttttgtttggaagCATATATAGAAGTTTATTAATATGATATGTGTAATAGCATTAAGAAAGAAGAATGTGAATAGATCTGTCAGCTTTTTTCAGCATTCTCAACTGTGCTCTAGTCTCTGCTTTGTTTATTGTTCTGTGTCTGtccatacctttttcttttcaatcttaTCAGAATTCAGAACTGCATTGCTATTAGCTATGCTGTGTAGCTTTTTGTCCTTTGCTTATATCACATGAACAAGAATATCATGAGTGATAATTATTACATTATTCGATTATAACTTTGTGTTATGTTATgataaagcttaaaaaaaattccatgggGTGATTCATGAATTTGCAATGAttgagatgctagtaaaaatgTATTGGAGGTTCATATTTGTAGGAAGCCACAGCCTATAGATTTAAGAAAATGAGCAATGTTAATGTCTTAAAGATTCTCATGATTTATAAGGTAAatgaattttgattgtaataatAGTATCATTTTTTCACTTTATTGCCGACAACTTTTGTTAGTATCAATTAAAGTTATTGTTAAAGTATTGTTAAACAACAATGTTTTACATacttaacaaattttatgaCTTTTTAAGATGATAGATCTTGATTGTGCAACAACAATTGCATTGGGATCATCACTTAACATCAATTTTAATGTTAGCTAAGAGCATgtgttattaaaaaattattttaacgCTTCCTTTCATTTCATAATGCATCCAATAttaaaagttctattttttttaattattttattaattatttttatcaccTTTATGTTACAGTAACGAGGgaaaattcacataaataaaaaataaaaaaaacaagggaaaatCTCATGAGACCTATGTCTCATGTAATGAGAAGATGTGACCCCATTGgaataaactaatatttttaatCACTTTATACTACAGTAAACTGCCGGTAgctagtttgtataaatttttaactttacCACTGCACATGTAGTGTTAGTTTGAATTGCGCTGAAAAACGTTTTTCAGCGCGTTTGTGTCTTTTATCAGTGGGTCTCGTGTACTGTTCATGAGACttataaatattctttttagtaaaattttgattaaaactgagtcccacgatactatttaaatatttaaaagttattttgctacaatattttctatttctagttttcaacaataaacgATATCTAAACTGACCCGTAGTGTgctttttagtgtttttttggGTGCTAAAATAGCGACCAATGTGAATGTGAATGTGAATGTGAGTGTGAGTGCTCTAATGGTAACTTATCATCTGTGAAATTTGTTGTCATTATACttgtttatgaatttttgtGTGACTAGActtgtttgaaagaaaattctaacaaaaagaCTGATTCGTATGTGCACAACCCAAGTCACCCCATATGCTGCTAGCCTGCTAGTGAGATGACTTTTAATAAGACTTAGTCCCTCGAAACAAAAGGCTATTGCGCCTGAGATCGAACGTGCAAtaatttttgtcttctttttccAAAGCTGCCTTTGACTACATGCTATCATCACTTGATCACATCCATCCAAACACTCCACTAGTGCTTTATTCAATTGTGGCCTTTATCTTGATTTCAACAAGCcaatattttctacaccttccCCTTTAACTTGAATGGCTTAAGGTCAAAAGCAGATTAAAATGCAATGTCACTTAGTAGGGTTCTTGACTTCCCCTTCTTCtctttcctctcatttttccttAATGCCAATCCACGTGCACCCAAAGCTACAAAAAGGTATGGAGGAAAATGAACTAAAGTTTAGAATGCTTTACAAGGTCACTCTACACCAAATGAGTCATTATTCACTTCaggattacattatttttacataaagtATGGTATGGAGCAAGTGTACACTTGATAGATTAGTACCTTTTTATTAGCACACGTTTGAAGAAGCACAATTAAGTGCAACTTACATAGTTTGCGAAATATACTGCAGGGTATTTGTGTGATTAGCTACTCAAATATCTTGAACTGCTGAGACCAAAGATGAGAAAATAACATATCTGGCTGTAACTTGTGGTCATACTGGCTATTTGAAATATGCAGTCTCCAAAGCCCTGGCCTTCTCCCCTATGATTGCAGCTTCCTTTTTTCCTGCGAGGTTATAAGCTCTTTCCTGAAGCACAGATTCAAGAACTTATATTACTTCATGTGACTATGCCAGGTGCAAAACTTCTTAAAGCTCTTATACAGAACTACTAAGCATGAAATTCATAGATAAGGCAGAGTTATACCAAAAGTCGCCACAAGAAAGGGACTCCTTCTCGCTTCTTGATCTGCTTCTCAATTACTTCAATTGCtagaattaaaaatttacaGTTAAAACAAAACTGTGTTGAAGTTTGATGGCAACAGAAAAATTTATGTCTTACCCTTCACAGCTTGTCCAGTATTAAGCAACGTACTGTACCAGATTTCATTGAATACATCAACTTGTTCATCAGATGCACCGATCACCTAGCATAAAGgaataaaattcatattataaACTCCAATATGTGAAAATACTGGCCAGATTTTGGAGCACCCAGATCAAGTTGTTCAGTAATAGATGACCATACCTTGCAGTTATTGGCATCAAAATCTGGACCAAGCAATTGCAATGCTTCTTTGTCATTTCCCCTCCCATACTCATATAAGGCTTCTGCAAGCTGAGAacaacaaatttgaaaatggaaaaaaaattttaaaaaaaaaattaaaaattaaaaatagagagctttaatttgttcttagttttttttttgggggggggtggggggaaggGGGGAGGAATGAAACCAAGTCCTAAGTTTGAAAATATTATCAGGTCTAAACTATAAACAATAACAAtgaataaacacacacacacacacacacacaacaatcATGATTTCCTGATCTCTCTCATTGATGAATGATAATAGCAATAGAGCTGAAGTTTCCAgaattttctttatcttttttgggCAAGTTTGTTCATAGTACATGTTATAAGGCCAGTTCTAATTTCTCCTAAAAGAGTGAAAAGGCTCTATCCCCATGTGGTTAGAATTTAGTAGAGCCTATTAATGTGAATAATAGACCACTAATGCTCCGTTTGTTTTAGTGAAACCTGTTTTCCGCATTTCCCAATGTTTGGTATGGTATAAAACTCTGGTCCACGAAAAACTTGTTGCATggtcaataaaaaataaagagttttGAGAGGAAAATGTTTTCTGCCTTTAAACCAAAGCTGCCAGAGTTAAAATATTTTCCGTTTTTGCACGTTTAACTATTTTTTATGGTTATGTACATGTTGGGAATACATGTGCGAGTAaaatcccacattgaataagAATAACAAGAGGGAGCGGTTAACATAACATAGTTGGGCCCAAAATCATAGGCTGAagtcttctttcttcttttttttctctttttcttttttcaagctTAAGTCTTTTGGGTCAAGTGATGTccttatatgttatattaagtTCATAAGTGGTATGATATGTTTAACAATTTTGGACATTtcatttatacatatatttatacttTCATGTTTTGTGAACTAGTTA
This genomic stretch from Quercus lobata isolate SW786 chromosome 3, ValleyOak3.0 Primary Assembly, whole genome shotgun sequence harbors:
- the LOC115982956 gene encoding LEAF RUST 10 DISEASE-RESISTANCE LOCUS RECEPTOR-LIKE PROTEIN KINASE-like 1.5; the protein is MPPLHSTKLVFLFLILHLYLYFTTCVLAQRCNSEPEIFRSPCPPFTSTLSFPFSTLQGCGHPSFQIKCSTPHSTISINNLTFSILHYDPNSLSLTITPHLLNTTTKANDLQAHSNCSSSHFPSIPNRSINLSGSPFRASDSSCSRLAFLQPCSHLKPAYCEHCAWECDLIENPLQLLHGCTHSSTQSPISDQRCQDDILGYLDKFFSSIGIELEWDEAQDTYFSSCKDCESKNGVCGFNSTDPEKQFICSHYDHNTHSSPWPRQHSPKRLAILCSIFLFATLLLVATAIFRSKRLKLSSPSDLEDPNTLFLHRHRSASLLPPVFTYEDLESSTNKFDPKRKIGDGGFGSVYLGQLHDNRIVAVKYLHHHKATSKAFSTKSFCNEILILSSIQHPNLVKLHGYCSDPRGLILVYDYVPNGTLADHLHSRNKASLSWNIRVDIALQTALAIEYLHFSVKPAIVHRDITSSNIFVERDMRIKVGDFGLSRLLVFPETTSSSSSSGYVWTGPQGTPGYLDPDYHRSFRLTEKSDVYSFGVVLLELISGLRPVDQSRDKREFALADLVVSKIQMGLLHQVVDPALRLDHHHHHGGVMDGVDAVAELAFRCVAADKDDRPDAKEVVEELKRIRSCTTRDIGCDDVAKS